The Halorubrum salinarum genome segment AGCAGCCGCACGTCGCGCTCGTCCATACACCCGGATCGACCCCCGATCGGTTGTATATGTCGCCCGACAGGGTTGGAGTCTGCTCTAAGATACGGTGGCGGCTCGGGCGAGGAATCGAATCTGATTCGTATGTCTGATTCTTCATCCTAGATATCGGCTGTTTCGAGAGTATAGTTTAACTATGACCGCGTATTTCGAACGGATAGTCAGTGAATCTCAGAAACTTCCTCTCTACTCCGGAAGCGATCGTGGCCGCGTTCCTCCTCCTCGCGACGCTGTGGGGCACCTCCTTCGTCGCCATCGAGGCCGGCCTCCACTACTTCCCGCCGCTGCTGTTCGCGGGGGTCAGGTACGCCGTCGCGGGCGCGGTCGTGCTCGGCTACGCCGCGGTCGCCGCGGACCGGTGGACGCCGCGGGGCCGCGACGAGTGGCTCGGCGTCGCCGTCGCGGGCACCTTCGTGATCGCGGCGTATCACGGGCTCCTCTACCTCGGCGAGATCCGGATCTCCGGCGCGGTCGCCGCGGTCGTCGTGAGCCTCTCTCCGGTCCTGACGGCCGTCTTCGCGGCCGCACTCCTCCCGAACGAACGCCTCGGCCCGGTCGAGATAGGCGGGTTCGCGCTCGGCGTCCTCGGGGTGGTCGTGGTCGCCGACCCGGCGGCGGCCGGGCTCGGCAGCGCGGCGGTCGTCGGCGTCGGCCTCGCGCTCGCGGGCGCGGTGGCCTTCTCGCTCGGCGCCGTCCTGCTGCGACCCCTCCGCACCGACCTGCCGATCGCCGCGCTTCAGGGGTGGGCGATGGTCATCGGGGCGGGCCAGCTCCTCGTCGCCGCCGCCGCGATCGGGGAGTCGCCCGCCGCGATCGTCTGGAACCAGACGTCGATCGCGTCGCTCGCGTACCTGACGGTGCTGTCCGGCGTGGTCGCGTTTCTCCTGTACTTCGCGCTGCTCGACGCGGTCGGCCCGTCGCAGCTCCACCTCGTCGGCTACGCGGAGCCCGTCGTCGCCGCGGTCGGCAGCTGGCTCCTGCTCGGCCACCTCGTCGACGCCGAAGCCCTTGTCGGGTTCGTCGCGATCCTCGCCGGCTTCCTCGTCTTGGAGCGCCGGGAGATCGCCGACTACGTCGGCGGCGACCGCCTGACGGGATAGCGACCAGCGAAACAGTTCCGCGTCCTCAGCGGGGATTCACCCCTCGATCTCTCGGCTCAGCCCCGCGCGGAGGTCGCGGCCGAAGTAGTGCCCGAGCAGCGCGAGTGCCAGCCCGACTCCCCCGCCGACCGCGACCAGCGGGAGCCCCCACTGCGAGAGGTAGTCGATCCCGATGGGCAGGAAGCCGACGCCGAGGACGCTCGTCACCGCGCTGACCGCGCCCGCCGCGCCGCCGGCGATCCCCGTCTCGACGTAGCGGCGCGTCGACAGCACGAGGCCGAGGAGGAACGCGGCAAGGAAGACGCCGCCCGCGGTCCCGATCGTCCCCCCGATCAGGGGTATCAGCCCGCCGACGAACACGCCGACCGCGACGGTGACGAGCGCGAGCCCGAACGCCCTCGCCGAGAACCACCGGCCCGAGACGCCGACTCGGCCGGACCCCCCGGCGCTGCCGGCGGTCCCCGCGCTCGGTTCGGCGCTCGCGGCGCCGCCGGAATCGGCGTCGGACGCCCCCTCGCCGCCGGCGAGGTCGTCGTCGAGGAGGTCGTCGAGGTCGTCCATCGGGTCGTCGTCGGACGACTCGCGCTCCTTGGAGGGTTGCATACCCGACCGTTCGGGCCAGCGGACTTGGCTTTTGTGCCGCGACGGCCGTCCGGAACGTCCCCGACGACCGGGCGGAACGCCCGCGACGGCCCGCGGGAACCCCTCGACCGGCGGCCCGTGCGACGCGGTACCGTTCGCCGTTTCACCGGAAACGAGGTGTGGGGCCCGGGCGTCAGTTCCCGTCCGACCCTCCGTCGCCCGCCTCGGACCGCCGCCCGCCCCAGACGCGCTTGTCGACGAGCGAGACCGTCATCGGCCGGTCGACCGCGATCTGACAGGAGAGCCGGGGGTAGCCGAACCGGTCGGCGAGCCGGTCGTGCCAGTGGTCGGCGGGCGGTCCCTCCCGGGCGCGGACGCCGCAGGTGGCGCACAGCCCCCGCCCGCCGCAGTTGAGGCGCCGGGTCGCGGCCGCGTACGGCGACAGCCCGGCGTCGAGCAGGACCCGGCGGAGGTTCCGCCCCCGCTCCACGTCGAGGTTGACGCGCTCGTCGCCGTCGACGACGACGAGCGACACGGTCTCCGTCCCGGCTTCCGTTCGGTCGTCGCCGTCGCGGTCGCCGTCGGTCATCGGAGGGTCTTCGCGCGCCGGACACAAAGCGTCGGGGACCCGACGGGGCGTTCGAGACCCGGAACGGCTTTCGGCGCGGCCACCGGATCGGGGGGTATGGACACGCGGCGCGCGCTGCTCGACGCCCTGGCGGCGGACGACGGCCCGGTCTCCGGGCCCGCCCTCGCCGAGTCGCTCGACGTCTCCCGGGC includes the following:
- a CDS encoding 2Fe-2S iron-sulfur cluster-binding protein, with amino-acid sequence MTDGDRDGDDRTEAGTETVSLVVVDGDERVNLDVERGRNLRRVLLDAGLSPYAAATRRLNCGGRGLCATCGVRAREGPPADHWHDRLADRFGYPRLSCQIAVDRPMTVSLVDKRVWGGRRSEAGDGGSDGN
- a CDS encoding DMT family transporter, yielding MNLRNFLSTPEAIVAAFLLLATLWGTSFVAIEAGLHYFPPLLFAGVRYAVAGAVVLGYAAVAADRWTPRGRDEWLGVAVAGTFVIAAYHGLLYLGEIRISGAVAAVVVSLSPVLTAVFAAALLPNERLGPVEIGGFALGVLGVVVVADPAAAGLGSAAVVGVGLALAGAVAFSLGAVLLRPLRTDLPIAALQGWAMVIGAGQLLVAAAAIGESPAAIVWNQTSIASLAYLTVLSGVVAFLLYFALLDAVGPSQLHLVGYAEPVVAAVGSWLLLGHLVDAEALVGFVAILAGFLVLERREIADYVGGDRLTG